The window GTTCAAAAACAAAAAGATGGTACATTTGTTGTATCTACTTCAAAAGAAACGTATGTTACCCCTTATGTTGTAATTGCTACAGGTTATTATGATAATCCAAACGTACTAAGGGTACCTGGCGAGCAGCTTCCAAAAGTATCGCATTATTTCAAAGAAGGCCACCCATACTTTGATAATGATGTTGTTGTTCTTGGTGGGAAAAATTCATCAGTGGATGCAGCACTTGAATTAGTGAAGGCGAACGCTCGAGTTACTGTCATCTATCGTGGTAGTGAGTACTCCCCGAGTATAAAGCCATGGATTCTTCCGGAATTTGAAGCTCTTGTTCGAAACGGAACCATTAAGATGGTGTTCGATGCAAACGTGACGGAGATAACAAAAGATACAGTAACTTATCAAACCAAGCTTAGTGAACCAACTACCATAAAAAATGACTTCGTTTTTGCCATGATTGGCTATCATCCTGACCATCAATTTATAACGAAGATGGGAGTTGATATTGACACCCTTACAGGTAGACCTATATTTAATGAAGAAACAATGGAAACAAATGTAGAAGGAATATTTATTGCCGGTGTTATTGCTGCAGGTAACAACGCAAATGAAATTTTTATTGAGAACGGTAGATTTCACGGTGACGGTATTGCAAAAGCGATTCAATTAAAAGAAACATAAGAAAAGAGAGATTGCGACAAAGGTCAATGAAGTTTAATTTACCTTAGAAAAAAGTTGAAGTTGAACTTGATAAGGGCGATGAAGTTCAATAAGCCTAAAAATTATATCGATAATGAACTTCATAAGGCCGATGAAGTTCATTATCCCTTAAAAATTTATCAAAGATGAACTTCATCTTGACGTAAAAATTAGCTTAATATGTACTTCAACAACATCCATTACGTAAAAAAGGCAGGGACAAAGAGCCCTGTGAATTTATATAGAGAGGCCCCAAGAACAATCTTTTCTTGGGGCCTCTCCACTTGTTACCGTCGTTTTTCAACCTAGTTATTTAAGTTTTCACTTTAAAAATAACGCTTGTAGTTGCTCGGAATCATTTGTCTTTTCAAGTGTAACTAATAATTTTATTCTAGCTTTTTGTCCATTTAATCCATTCGAAAAGATTAAACCTAATTCTTTTAAGCGGCGGCCTCCACCTTCATACCCGTATATATCCTGGACAATACCATTAAAACACCTCGAAACGAGAACAACGGGAATGTTATCTGCTAAAAGGCTTCTAATGCC is drawn from Bacillus alkalisoli and contains these coding sequences:
- a CDS encoding YpdA family putative bacillithiol disulfide reductase; translated protein: MLKEDVIIVGGGPCGLAASISLQKIGKKPLVLEKGNIVNAIYNYPTHQTFFSTSEKLEIGGVPFITENRKPVRIQALTYYREVVRRENIRVNAFETVKSVQKQKDGTFVVSTSKETYVTPYVVIATGYYDNPNVLRVPGEQLPKVSHYFKEGHPYFDNDVVVLGGKNSSVDAALELVKANARVTVIYRGSEYSPSIKPWILPEFEALVRNGTIKMVFDANVTEITKDTVTYQTKLSEPTTIKNDFVFAMIGYHPDHQFITKMGVDIDTLTGRPIFNEETMETNVEGIFIAGVIAAGNNANEIFIENGRFHGDGIAKAIQLKET